In Acidobacteriota bacterium, one DNA window encodes the following:
- a CDS encoding serine acetyltransferase produces MTSPAGGERRDRPAWDIDRLVAALRPGRSGVGAAPELRGVDEPLPSRAAVTHVLDGLRAALFPMHFGDADLTEAGLDRFVSRTLDTTLAALRDQVCRELRGAARRAGADAADHDARASDIVRAFAGELPVVRALLESDLVAAYRGDPAAKHIDEILLCYPGVTAVVHYRLAHVLDRLGAPLIARMISDIAHSETAVDIHPGATIGASFFIDHGTGVVIGETAVVGERVRLYQAVTLGAKRFEVDAHGALVKGVPRHPVVEDDVVIYAGATILGRVTIGKGSTIGGNVWLTRSVPPGSQITQALARSDVFDAGAGI; encoded by the coding sequence ATGACGTCGCCGGCCGGCGGCGAGCGCCGCGATCGGCCGGCCTGGGACATCGATCGCCTCGTCGCCGCACTGCGTCCGGGACGATCCGGCGTGGGCGCCGCGCCCGAGCTGCGCGGCGTCGACGAGCCGCTGCCCTCGCGGGCGGCCGTGACCCACGTCCTCGACGGGCTGCGCGCCGCGCTCTTTCCGATGCACTTCGGCGACGCGGATCTCACGGAGGCCGGGCTGGACCGGTTCGTGAGCCGGACGCTCGACACGACGCTCGCCGCGCTGCGCGATCAGGTGTGCCGCGAACTGCGCGGCGCGGCGCGCCGCGCGGGCGCCGATGCCGCCGATCACGACGCGCGCGCCAGCGACATCGTGCGCGCGTTCGCCGGCGAGCTGCCGGTCGTGCGGGCGCTGCTCGAAAGCGATCTCGTGGCGGCCTACCGCGGCGACCCCGCGGCCAAGCACATCGACGAGATCCTGCTGTGCTATCCGGGCGTCACGGCCGTCGTGCACTACCGTCTCGCACACGTGCTCGATCGGCTCGGCGCGCCGCTCATCGCCCGCATGATCTCGGACATCGCGCACTCGGAGACCGCCGTGGACATCCATCCCGGCGCGACGATCGGCGCCAGCTTCTTCATCGACCACGGCACGGGCGTGGTCATCGGCGAAACCGCGGTCGTCGGCGAGCGGGTGCGGCTGTACCAAGCCGTGACCCTCGGCGCCAAGCGCTTCGAAGTGGACGCGCACGGCGCGCTCGTCAAGGGCGTCCCGCGCCATCCCGTGGTCGAGGACGACGTGGTGATCTACGCGGGGGCGACGATCCTCGGACGCGTGACGATCGGGAAAGGCTCGACGATCGGCGGCAACGTCTGGCTCACGCGCAGCGTACCGCCCGGCAGCCAGATCACGCAGGCGCTGGCGAGAAGCGACGTCTTCGACGCGGGAGCGGGGATTT
- a CDS encoding alpha/beta fold hydrolase yields the protein MSIRQAIAFLVRGVLVTGVVAFAAGPQSSQAQGVAESPEARARAFVTLLAGGQYADAFESFTPQMKAAMSVDRLRATWNSLTAQAGPFQRQISAAVVPRGVLSVVAVTCAFERATFDVHVTVNPANLVGGLAVRPAVQAVTYAPPAYASPSAYKESAVTVGMGQWALPATLTMPSGPGPVPAVVLVHGSGPGDRDATVGQIKQFKDLALGLASRGIAVLRYDKRTRVHVDLMRDLPGLTVKEETIDDAVAAVQLLRSTPGVDPNRIVVLGHSLGGMLVPRIAAVAPPVAGFVVMAGAARPMPRAVVEQARYLAQVDGVVSAEERAQISEIEQVMARVDALRPEDVSKPERIFGATASYWLDLRGYDPPVAAVQVTQPMLLLQGERDYQVTMEEFSRWKSALAARTDVVFRSYAGLNHLFVAGTGKSVPAEYNTPGHVSETVVLDIATWIAALPARRW from the coding sequence ATGTCGATTCGCCAAGCTATCGCGTTTCTGGTGCGGGGTGTCCTCGTCACGGGCGTCGTGGCCTTCGCTGCCGGTCCGCAGTCCTCGCAGGCGCAGGGAGTGGCAGAGAGTCCAGAGGCGCGTGCCCGCGCGTTCGTCACCCTGCTGGCTGGCGGTCAGTACGCGGACGCCTTCGAGTCGTTCACGCCTCAGATGAAGGCCGCGATGTCCGTCGATCGGCTGCGTGCGACGTGGAACAGCCTTACGGCGCAGGCAGGCCCGTTCCAGCGGCAAATCTCCGCGGCAGTCGTGCCACGCGGCGTGCTCTCCGTCGTCGCCGTCACGTGCGCGTTCGAGCGTGCGACGTTCGACGTGCACGTCACCGTGAACCCGGCGAACCTGGTCGGAGGGCTGGCCGTCCGCCCGGCGGTGCAGGCCGTGACGTATGCGCCCCCGGCCTATGCGAGTCCCAGCGCCTACAAGGAGTCGGCCGTCACCGTCGGCATGGGCCAATGGGCGTTGCCAGCGACGCTGACGATGCCGTCCGGCCCGGGCCCGGTGCCAGCCGTGGTGCTCGTGCACGGATCAGGCCCTGGCGATCGGGATGCCACGGTCGGGCAAATCAAGCAGTTCAAGGATCTGGCGCTTGGACTCGCGTCTCGGGGGATTGCCGTGCTGCGGTACGACAAACGCACGCGGGTGCATGTCGACCTGATGCGTGACCTGCCCGGCCTCACCGTCAAGGAGGAAACGATTGACGACGCGGTCGCGGCGGTTCAGTTGCTCAGGAGCACTCCGGGCGTGGATCCGAATCGGATCGTCGTGCTCGGCCACAGCCTCGGCGGAATGCTCGTGCCCCGGATCGCCGCGGTGGCACCGCCAGTTGCCGGGTTCGTCGTGATGGCTGGCGCGGCCCGGCCGATGCCGCGGGCCGTGGTCGAGCAGGCGCGGTATCTGGCCCAAGTCGATGGCGTCGTCAGCGCGGAGGAACGAGCCCAGATCAGTGAGATCGAACAGGTGATGGCCCGTGTCGACGCCTTGCGTCCGGAAGACGTGTCGAAGCCGGAACGCATCTTCGGCGCCACCGCGTCGTATTGGCTCGATCTGCGCGGCTACGATCCGCCGGTCGCCGCCGTGCAGGTGACGCAACCGATGCTCCTGCTCCAAGGAGAGCGGGACTACCAAGTGACGATGGAGGAGTTCTCCCGGTGGAAGTCGGCGCTTGCGGCTCGCACCGACGTGGTCTTCCGATCCTACGCCGGTCTCAACCACCTGTTCGTGGCTGGGACCGGTAAGAGCGTGCCGGCCGAATACAACACGCCGGGTCACGTCAGCGAGACCGTCGTGCTCGACATCGCGACGTGGATCGCCGCCCTTCCGGCGCGACGCTGGTAG
- a CDS encoding YdeI/OmpD-associated family protein codes for MTALITVDVRTRQQWRAWLAKNHASSPGIWLVRHKQHTGVESMSYEEIVREALCFGWIDSLVRRLDADRYVLKITPRRPASNWSEINRRRWTELETEGLLAAPGLAAAPSANRYAPKPAVPTLPCYIANAFRRNVRAWQHFQTLSPTHRRHFVAWIHTAKRPETRERRIRESIARLSAGKTLGLK; via the coding sequence ATGACGGCTCTCATCACGGTCGACGTGCGAACGCGGCAGCAGTGGCGGGCGTGGCTGGCGAAGAACCACGCGTCGAGCCCCGGCATCTGGCTCGTTCGGCACAAACAGCACACGGGCGTCGAGTCGATGTCCTACGAGGAGATCGTTCGCGAGGCGCTCTGCTTCGGTTGGATCGACAGCCTCGTCAGACGTCTGGACGCTGACCGCTACGTCCTCAAAATCACGCCGCGCAGGCCGGCGAGCAACTGGTCCGAGATCAACCGCCGGCGTTGGACCGAGCTCGAAACGGAGGGCCTGCTCGCCGCGCCCGGCCTCGCGGCGGCGCCTTCGGCGAACCGCTACGCGCCCAAACCTGCGGTCCCGACGCTGCCGTGCTACATCGCCAACGCGTTCAGGCGAAACGTGAGGGCGTGGCAGCACTTCCAGACCCTCTCCCCGACACACCGGCGCCATTTCGTCGCGTGGATCCACACCGCCAAGCGGCCCGAGACGCGCGAGCGGCGCATTCGCGAATCGATCGCGCGGCTCTCTGCCGGCAAGACGTTGGGCTTGAAGTAG
- the cysK gene encoding cysteine synthase A, with amino-acid sequence MPNWYEDNSRSIGRTPLVRLHRVLDGAPATVLAKIEGRNPAYSVKCRIGAAMVWDAELRGLLGPGKELIEPTSGNTGIALAFVAAARRIPITLTMPETMSVERRKLLVAYGAKLVLTEGPKGMAGAIAKAEEIAASDPNRYVLLQQFKNPANPAVHESTTGPEIWDDTGGSVDVFVSGIGTGGTITGVSRFIKHTKRKPILSIAVEPTASPVLTQARAGEPLKPSPHKIQGIGAGFVPDVLDMSLVDEIEQVTNEEAIEYARRLTREEGILSGISCGAAVAVAARVAKRPELRDKTIVVVLPDSGERYLSTVLFEGMFDASGVAI; translated from the coding sequence ATGCCCAACTGGTACGAAGACAACTCACGTTCGATCGGACGCACGCCGCTCGTGCGACTGCACCGGGTCCTCGACGGTGCGCCCGCCACCGTGCTGGCGAAGATCGAGGGGCGCAATCCCGCCTACTCCGTCAAGTGCCGGATCGGCGCCGCCATGGTCTGGGACGCGGAGCTGCGCGGGCTGCTCGGCCCCGGCAAGGAACTGATCGAGCCGACGAGCGGCAATACCGGTATCGCGCTCGCGTTCGTCGCCGCGGCCCGCCGGATTCCCATCACGCTCACGATGCCGGAGACGATGAGCGTGGAGCGGCGGAAGCTGCTCGTGGCCTACGGCGCGAAGCTCGTGCTGACGGAGGGTCCCAAGGGCATGGCCGGCGCCATCGCGAAGGCCGAGGAGATCGCCGCGTCCGATCCGAACCGCTACGTGCTGCTGCAGCAGTTCAAGAACCCCGCGAACCCTGCCGTGCACGAGTCGACGACCGGCCCGGAGATCTGGGACGACACCGGCGGGTCCGTCGACGTGTTCGTGTCGGGCATCGGGACGGGCGGGACGATCACCGGCGTGTCGCGCTTCATCAAGCACACGAAGCGGAAGCCCATCCTCTCGATCGCCGTCGAGCCGACCGCCAGCCCGGTGCTCACGCAGGCGCGCGCCGGCGAACCGCTCAAGCCGTCGCCGCACAAGATTCAGGGCATCGGCGCCGGCTTCGTGCCCGACGTGCTCGACATGTCGCTCGTGGACGAGATCGAACAGGTCACGAACGAGGAGGCAATCGAGTACGCCCGGCGGCTGACGCGTGAGGAGGGCATCCTCTCGGGCATCTCGTGCGGCGCGGCGGTGGCGGTGGCGGCGCGTGTGGCCAAACGTCCCGAGCTTCGCGACAAGACGATCGTCGTCGTGCTGCCGGACTCCGGCGAGCGCTATCTCAGCACCGTGCTCTTCGAGGGCATGTTCGACGCGTCGGGGGTCGCGATATGA